From Pandoraea vervacti, the proteins below share one genomic window:
- a CDS encoding DMT family transporter has protein sequence MTVAGNGAHGPRTTASGAGTSLGARAAPALAILIGSSVWGLAWFPYRMLAQWGVAAVPAQICTASVALLLLTLVYRRSLGTLRWSWLLVGVAFAGGTTNVAFVWGTTHGHVMRVLLLFYLTPVWTALFAHWLLGERVGLRGMGLIALALGGAGLMLWSPGLGWPVPNNPGEWAGAIAGAAFAMNNVLLRRVSQALPDVRAEMRSWTLYLGCVVGGFLVLPLDGGVVTGQTAVSALTSSAATAAVALALGCTIALTNVIVQFGLARVPANQAALIMLFEIVIAAISSWWLASEGMGAREIAGGLCIVAAGVLSGILPGSGRCKSATAGDAMV, from the coding sequence ACAGCGTCCGGCGCCGGCACTTCCCTTGGCGCACGGGCCGCGCCCGCCCTGGCCATTCTCATTGGGTCTTCCGTCTGGGGGCTCGCCTGGTTTCCCTATCGAATGCTCGCCCAGTGGGGCGTGGCGGCGGTACCGGCGCAGATCTGCACGGCCAGTGTGGCGCTCTTGCTGCTGACGCTCGTATATCGCCGCTCGCTCGGCACGCTGCGTTGGTCCTGGCTGCTCGTCGGCGTTGCGTTTGCCGGCGGCACGACCAATGTGGCGTTCGTGTGGGGTACCACGCACGGCCACGTCATGCGCGTGCTGCTCCTTTTTTATCTGACGCCGGTGTGGACCGCGCTGTTTGCGCACTGGCTGCTGGGCGAGCGCGTGGGGCTGCGGGGCATGGGCCTGATCGCGCTGGCGCTCGGCGGCGCCGGGCTGATGCTCTGGTCGCCCGGATTGGGGTGGCCGGTGCCGAACAATCCCGGGGAGTGGGCCGGGGCTATCGCCGGCGCCGCGTTCGCGATGAATAACGTGCTGTTGCGGCGCGTCAGTCAGGCGTTGCCGGACGTTCGTGCCGAAATGCGCAGCTGGACGCTGTATCTTGGCTGCGTGGTCGGTGGGTTTCTGGTGCTGCCGCTCGACGGCGGTGTCGTGACCGGGCAGACGGCTGTTTCGGCGCTGACGTCGAGTGCAGCTACGGCGGCCGTGGCGCTTGCGCTGGGCTGCACCATTGCACTGACCAATGTGATCGTGCAATTCGGTCTGGCCCGGGTGCCGGCCAATCAGGCCGCGCTCATCATGCTGTTCGAGATCGTCATTGCCGCGATCTCGTCGTGGTGGCTGGCCAGTGAAGGCATGGGGGCGCGTGAAATCGCAGGCGGGCTGTGCATCGTCGCCGCTGGCGTGCTGTCCGGAATTTTGCCCGGTTCGGGGCGTTGTAAATCCGCGACGGCGGGGGATGCGATGGTATGA